The following coding sequences are from one Arthrobacter sp. PvP023 window:
- a CDS encoding adenylate kinase has translation MKPIPVNPSRVIFYGVTGSGKSSAARAYAAASGLPEFSADDDIGWLPGWQQRSVEQQRELAANVAARERWVLDSAYGVWRDIVVPRAELVIALDYPRWLSLSRLVRRSLRRVITKQPVCNGNIETLARLCARDSIFYWHFNSFARKKRVFKEWQASPDMPPVVAFRRPRDLDDWLAEVAAATSRPGDAAEGSGRQHH, from the coding sequence ATGAAACCCATCCCGGTAAACCCGTCCCGTGTCATCTTTTACGGAGTGACGGGCAGCGGCAAGTCCTCGGCGGCCCGCGCATATGCGGCAGCGTCGGGGCTTCCCGAGTTTTCAGCCGACGACGACATTGGCTGGCTTCCCGGCTGGCAGCAGCGCAGCGTCGAGCAGCAACGGGAGCTCGCGGCGAATGTTGCGGCGCGCGAGCGCTGGGTCCTGGACAGCGCCTATGGCGTCTGGCGCGACATCGTTGTACCCCGGGCGGAGCTGGTCATCGCTTTGGATTATCCCCGTTGGCTGTCGCTGTCCAGGCTGGTCCGCCGCTCCCTGCGACGGGTCATCACGAAGCAACCCGTCTGCAACGGCAACATCGAAACGCTCGCGAGGCTATGTGCGAGGGATTCGATCTTCTACTGGCACTTCAACTCATTTGCCAGGAAGAAACGTGTCTTCAAGGAATGGCAGGCCAGCCCGGACATGCCGCCGGTGGTGGCGTTCCGCAGGCCCAGGGACCTCGACGACTGGCTGGCGGAGGTCGCAGCAGCCACTTCACGTCCCGGGGATGCTGCTGAAGGTTCCGGCCGCCAGCACCACTAG
- a CDS encoding GNAT family N-acetyltransferase encodes MPEFRVHAGSELTDAEVLALYESVGWTTYTDEPDALLRAIRRSAFVVTCRDDTGKLIGLARAISDDATVCYVQDILVDPSCQGSGAGRSMLEAILSRYRHVRQTVLITDNEPGQRAFYEALGFTEGSDFRPEPLRMFARFR; translated from the coding sequence ATGCCAGAGTTCCGAGTCCACGCCGGTAGCGAGCTTACCGATGCTGAAGTCCTGGCCTTGTACGAGTCAGTGGGCTGGACCACCTATACGGATGAACCCGACGCACTCCTACGAGCAATCCGCCGATCAGCGTTCGTCGTGACATGCCGTGATGACACTGGCAAGCTCATCGGCCTGGCCCGCGCAATCTCGGACGACGCCACGGTCTGCTATGTGCAGGACATCTTGGTCGATCCGTCATGTCAAGGATCCGGAGCGGGACGGTCGATGCTTGAAGCCATCCTGTCCAGGTACAGGCATGTCAGGCAGACCGTACTCATCACCGACAATGAGCCGGGCCAGCGCGCGTTCTATGAGGCCCTGGGATTCACCGAAGGCTCGGATTTCAGGCCGGAACCGCTCAGGATGTTCGCTCGCTTCCGATAG
- a CDS encoding DUF937 domain-containing protein, with protein sequence MTDLREILEQIPVDQVAGLLGTDRESARAAIEAAVPTLLAGMQSNAQAPGGAASLESALAQHQDGLAEGGVDAAQVDTADGEKIVSHVFGGQQDQVAHQLAGTANLGGVGSDLVRKLLPILAPIVMSYLANKILGGRNAQAGGGAGSDAAGGPGGIDLGSILGGILGGSQGGAGAQGGGLGDILGGILGGGPQDGQQTRDAVVPEASKDSAPQPPTGPLGQPIPQGGAPVPGEVIDVDLPGDGSEDHAEEKKNTGGGLGGLLGGLFGKK encoded by the coding sequence ATGACTGACCTCCGCGAGATTTTGGAACAGATACCCGTTGACCAGGTTGCCGGTCTGCTGGGCACGGACAGGGAGTCCGCCCGGGCCGCAATCGAGGCTGCGGTTCCCACCCTCCTCGCCGGCATGCAGAGCAACGCACAGGCGCCCGGTGGTGCCGCCTCCCTTGAATCCGCTCTTGCCCAGCACCAGGACGGGCTTGCAGAGGGTGGCGTTGACGCTGCGCAGGTGGATACCGCCGACGGCGAGAAAATTGTCAGCCATGTCTTCGGCGGCCAACAGGATCAGGTGGCACACCAACTCGCCGGCACTGCCAACCTGGGCGGCGTGGGCAGCGACCTCGTCCGGAAGCTTTTGCCGATCCTGGCGCCCATCGTGATGTCCTATCTCGCCAACAAGATCCTCGGCGGTCGGAATGCCCAAGCGGGCGGCGGAGCAGGCAGCGATGCGGCCGGCGGCCCCGGCGGAATCGACCTCGGCAGCATCCTGGGCGGCATTCTTGGAGGTTCGCAGGGCGGCGCGGGCGCCCAAGGAGGAGGACTGGGAGACATCCTCGGGGGCATTTTGGGCGGGGGCCCGCAGGACGGCCAGCAGACCCGCGATGCAGTGGTCCCGGAGGCCAGTAAGGATTCGGCGCCGCAGCCCCCCACCGGACCACTCGGTCAGCCGATACCGCAGGGCGGTGCGCCCGTTCCGGGCGAGGTGATCGACGTCGACCTCCCCGGCGACGGTTCCGAGGACCACGCCGAAGAGAAAAAGAATACCGGCGGCGGCCTGGGCGGCCTGTTGGGCGGGCTCTTCGGCAAGAAATAG
- the truB gene encoding tRNA pseudouridine(55) synthase TruB, translating into MLSGLVIVDKPQGWTSHDVVGRMRRLAGTRKVGHAGTLDPMATGVLVLGINKATRLLTYIVGTSKTYTATIRLGESTVTDDAEGEVVSSHSASEVTEEAIRAGVAALTGEIQQVPSSVSAIKVNGERAYARVRSGEDVKLAARPVTIHRFDVHAVRPGRDGAVIDVDVTVECSSGTYIRALARDLGEALGTGGHLTALRRTQVGPYSLDQARTLEQLAEELEVLEMSQAARALMPNRELSEDEATEISFGRRIAAGAGAGTPEAATADNPAAAFAPDGSLVALLADAGGYAKPVLVFAPSNEQPGK; encoded by the coding sequence GTGCTTTCTGGACTGGTAATAGTGGACAAGCCGCAAGGATGGACCAGCCACGATGTGGTTGGACGGATGCGGCGGCTGGCCGGTACCCGGAAAGTGGGGCATGCCGGCACGCTGGATCCCATGGCCACCGGTGTCCTCGTCCTCGGCATCAACAAGGCCACCCGCCTGCTGACGTACATCGTCGGGACATCCAAGACGTATACCGCCACCATCCGCCTCGGCGAGTCCACCGTAACGGACGACGCCGAGGGCGAGGTGGTGAGCAGCCACTCAGCCTCTGAGGTCACCGAGGAAGCCATCAGGGCCGGCGTCGCAGCACTCACCGGCGAGATCCAACAGGTCCCCAGCAGCGTAAGCGCCATCAAAGTCAACGGCGAGCGCGCGTATGCCCGCGTCCGTTCCGGCGAAGACGTCAAGCTTGCCGCACGGCCGGTCACCATCCACAGGTTCGACGTCCATGCCGTCCGACCCGGGCGTGACGGGGCAGTCATCGACGTGGACGTCACCGTGGAATGCTCGTCCGGTACGTACATCCGCGCCCTGGCGCGCGACCTTGGTGAAGCCCTCGGGACCGGGGGCCACCTGACAGCGCTGCGAAGGACCCAGGTCGGGCCCTATAGCCTTGACCAGGCCAGGACGCTGGAGCAGTTGGCCGAGGAACTGGAAGTGCTGGAGATGTCCCAGGCGGCTCGCGCGCTCATGCCGAACCGTGAGCTCAGCGAAGACGAAGCCACTGAAATCTCGTTCGGCCGGCGCATAGCCGCAGGCGCGGGAGCCGGAACACCGGAAGCTGCCACCGCAGACAACCCCGCCGCGGCCTTTGCGCCTGACGGCTCGCTGGTGGCCCTGCTGGCTGACGCGGGCGGCTACGCGAAGCCGGTGCTGGTCTTCGCCCCGAGTAATGAACAGCCGGGCAAGTAG
- a CDS encoding HNH endonuclease signature motif containing protein, whose translation MRWAKLPAAAASPAAAVSPGSVRSLRGVPAGPRRPEALAFDGVGSGELSRCLELLEAISSTAVADVAVLGFREAADFASRVEDISRVAEYLQVVAAGAVDRSRREASAAARAGAGSGAAVGWTTGWGNETAVHGPIGWATSTADGGLSESARPDGDPGDGGPDTAAADPGPSPAALGSNDPGPADDGCRNTTEFLRARLRIGAGEARRRLALAEAVLPRAGITGHPQPPERPVLAAAVASGSVGSRSATIITVALDRVRHHAPAGTMARMEHTLTRTAAEQDTDFVARVARHLVEAADQDGSEPSEEELRHRQGVFIRKPRRGLHHVEFFATPDQYEPLLTVMNTATNPRTQPGTAEGNDGTSGGSDLDRRTRPQQLLDGLVGAAKTTLATGNLPAAGGLRPQVMVTIDYRDLLNRLDRLDHNSDRPTGTGGIPGTTGTGTIPGIPGTGSFTFTGPVTAATVRKIACDADIIPVLLGSQGRVLDIGRTTRIFPPHIRKAITARDQGCAFPGCTIPAPWCEAHHITYWSHGGTTSTENGTLLCSHHHHLIHKEQWHIQVKTGVPWFIPPPHIDPHQKPQRNNYFKLE comes from the coding sequence TTGCGGTGGGCCAAGCTGCCCGCTGCTGCTGCTTCACCCGCGGCCGCTGTTTCGCCGGGTTCAGTCCGTAGCCTGCGGGGCGTCCCCGCGGGGCCGCGGCGTCCTGAGGCTTTAGCGTTCGACGGCGTTGGTTCCGGTGAGCTGTCCCGGTGCCTTGAGCTGCTGGAGGCCATTAGTTCGACGGCGGTTGCGGACGTTGCGGTGTTGGGTTTCCGGGAGGCGGCTGACTTCGCTTCCCGGGTGGAGGACATCTCCCGGGTCGCTGAATATTTGCAGGTGGTTGCTGCCGGGGCGGTGGACCGGTCGCGGCGCGAGGCCAGTGCTGCTGCGCGGGCTGGCGCGGGCTCGGGTGCGGCGGTTGGCTGGACCACCGGGTGGGGCAACGAGACGGCTGTACATGGGCCGATCGGCTGGGCGACCAGTACTGCCGATGGAGGCCTTAGCGAGAGCGCCCGGCCGGATGGCGACCCGGGCGATGGCGGCCCAGACACAGCCGCCGCGGACCCCGGACCCAGCCCCGCGGCGCTGGGGTCCAATGATCCGGGTCCGGCCGATGACGGGTGCCGGAACACTACCGAGTTCCTCCGGGCCCGGCTTCGGATCGGTGCCGGGGAAGCCCGCCGCCGGCTCGCCCTGGCCGAGGCCGTGCTGCCCCGGGCCGGGATCACCGGCCACCCCCAGCCTCCGGAACGTCCCGTGCTCGCCGCGGCCGTGGCGTCCGGTTCAGTGGGTTCCCGTTCCGCGACGATCATCACCGTCGCCCTGGACCGGGTCCGGCATCACGCCCCTGCGGGCACCATGGCCCGGATGGAACACACCCTGACCCGCACCGCGGCCGAACAGGACACCGATTTCGTCGCCCGCGTCGCCCGCCACCTGGTTGAGGCGGCCGACCAGGACGGCAGCGAACCCTCCGAGGAGGAGCTCCGGCACCGGCAGGGCGTCTTCATCCGGAAACCCCGCCGCGGACTGCACCACGTGGAATTCTTCGCCACCCCGGACCAATACGAACCCCTCCTGACTGTGATGAACACCGCCACCAACCCCCGCACCCAACCAGGGACAGCTGAAGGCAACGACGGAACCAGTGGTGGCAGCGATCTGGACCGGCGGACCCGGCCCCAGCAGCTCCTGGACGGCCTCGTCGGCGCCGCCAAAACCACACTCGCCACCGGCAACCTCCCCGCAGCCGGCGGTCTGCGTCCCCAGGTCATGGTCACCATCGACTACCGCGACCTCCTGAACCGCCTCGATCGGCTAGACCACAACAGCGACCGGCCAACCGGCACCGGAGGCATCCCCGGCACCACGGGCACCGGGACCATCCCCGGCATCCCCGGCACGGGCTCGTTCACGTTCACCGGGCCCGTCACCGCCGCCACGGTCCGGAAGATCGCCTGCGACGCCGACATCATCCCCGTCCTCCTCGGCAGCCAGGGCCGCGTCCTGGACATCGGCCGGACCACCCGGATCTTCCCGCCCCACATCCGCAAAGCCATCACCGCCCGCGACCAAGGCTGCGCGTTCCCGGGCTGCACCATCCCCGCCCCCTGGTGCGAAGCCCACCACATCACCTACTGGTCACACGGCGGAACCACCAGCACCGAGAACGGCACACTGCTTTGCAGCCATCACCACCACCTGATCCACAAGGAACAGTGGCACATCCAGGTCAAAACCGGGGTTCCGTGGTTCATCCCGCCACCCCACATCGACCCACACCAAAAACCACAACGAAACAACTACTTCAAACTCGAGTGA